One Echinicola strongylocentroti DNA window includes the following coding sequences:
- a CDS encoding aldo/keto reductase gives MEKRRLGNTELYTTPIVFGGNVFGWTLDEKESFKMLDELVEKGLNTLDTADVYSRWVEGNEGGESERIIGKWLKKSGKRAQVNIITKVGSDMGQGKKDISKSHITKAVEASLQRLQVETIDLYLTHWDDDHTPVEETLEAYQELIQAGKINYIGASNLSPERLSVSLEASNKEGLPRYEVFQPEYSLYARQEFEEGVAEICQENGLGVISYFSLASGFLTGKYRSQADFDKSTRGGGMDKYLNPRGLRILEGLDEVAAAHGTSAAAVALAWLIDSPLVTAPIASATKSSHLEAFRDALALKLSSDETEKLQKASAY, from the coding sequence ATGGAAAAAAGAAGATTAGGAAATACGGAGTTATATACGACGCCAATTGTGTTTGGCGGAAACGTATTTGGGTGGACGCTGGATGAAAAGGAGTCATTTAAGATGTTGGATGAATTGGTGGAAAAGGGCTTAAATACCTTGGATACCGCTGATGTTTATTCACGTTGGGTGGAGGGTAATGAAGGGGGAGAGTCAGAGCGCATCATTGGCAAATGGCTTAAGAAGTCTGGGAAAAGAGCGCAGGTGAACATCATCACCAAGGTAGGTTCCGATATGGGGCAAGGAAAGAAGGATATTTCCAAATCCCATATTACCAAAGCCGTGGAAGCGTCCCTCCAACGACTACAGGTGGAGACGATTGACCTCTATCTGACACACTGGGATGATGACCATACGCCAGTAGAAGAGACGTTAGAAGCTTACCAAGAGCTTATCCAGGCTGGAAAGATAAACTATATAGGAGCTTCTAATCTGAGTCCAGAGCGACTAAGTGTTAGTTTAGAGGCCAGCAATAAGGAAGGATTACCACGGTACGAGGTGTTTCAGCCAGAATATAGTTTATATGCTCGCCAGGAATTTGAGGAAGGTGTTGCTGAAATTTGTCAAGAAAATGGTTTGGGGGTAATCAGTTATTTTTCCTTGGCCAGTGGGTTTTTAACAGGTAAATACCGTAGTCAGGCGGATTTTGATAAAAGTACGCGAGGAGGAGGTATGGACAAGTACCTTAATCCACGCGGGCTAAGGATTCTGGAAGGCCTGGATGAAGTGGCAGCAGCACATGGTACATCTGCCGCAGCGGTAGCTTTGGCATGGCTGATAGACAGTCCACTTGTTACAGCTCCTATAGCCAGTGCAACCAAGAGTAGTCATTTAGAGGCATTTAGGGATGCACTAGCGCTCAAACTATCTTCAGATGAAACTGAAAAGTTGCAAAAGGCTTCTGCCTATTAG
- a CDS encoding carbon-nitrogen hydrolase family protein yields MKTSLIQLSPAAGEIDKNIINHIKWIEKAASERSELVIFPELSLTGYEPTLAKQLAVTKDDPRLQIFQEISDKKAIIIAVGAPVQCSNGTTISLLIFHPKKEIQVYSKQFLHDDEVPFFIPGQRKSLLVNGTAIGLGICYEISVAEHIQNVMATHPSFFLSSVAKDQRGVINAYQQLPDIAKNNKLPVAMVNCVGVADGGHCAGKSAFWDDHGNIIRQLDSSSEGMLTMDI; encoded by the coding sequence ATGAAAACAAGCCTGATCCAGCTCAGCCCTGCCGCAGGAGAAATCGATAAAAACATCATCAACCATATCAAGTGGATTGAAAAAGCCGCATCCGAGCGTTCCGAATTGGTCATTTTCCCAGAGCTTTCACTTACAGGCTATGAACCTACCTTGGCAAAACAACTGGCCGTTACTAAGGATGATCCCCGCCTCCAAATATTCCAAGAAATAAGCGATAAAAAGGCAATCATCATTGCTGTTGGAGCCCCTGTTCAATGCTCCAATGGTACAACTATCAGCTTACTGATTTTTCATCCCAAAAAGGAGATCCAAGTTTACTCCAAACAGTTCTTGCATGACGATGAAGTGCCCTTTTTTATTCCGGGTCAACGTAAGTCTCTACTGGTTAATGGTACTGCCATAGGACTGGGCATTTGCTATGAAATCTCAGTTGCTGAACATATCCAAAATGTAATGGCCACGCACCCTTCTTTTTTTCTTTCCAGTGTGGCAAAGGATCAAAGGGGAGTAATCAATGCCTATCAACAGCTACCTGACATCGCCAAGAATAACAAATTGCCAGTGGCCATGGTCAATTGCGTAGGAGTAGCTGACGGAGGCCATTGTGCCGGAAAAAGCGCCTTTTGGGATGACCATGGAAATATCATACGGCAGTTGGACTCCAGTTCTGAAGGAATGCTAACCATGGATATTTAA
- a CDS encoding short chain dehydrogenase: protein MKVLLIGGQGTIGKHIANKLDNHDEVLTVGRSSGDFQADMQDVNSLKDLFEKTGKVDAVVVTAGSAPVKPLRELSPEDFHAGIADKMMGQINVALAAFDQINPGGSITLTTGILAEDPIPNGTILSTVNNAVNGFVIGSYGELIQCNIRINAVSPALVEDSYEALGKYFPGHTPAKMGHVADAYV, encoded by the coding sequence ATGAAAGTTCTATTGATCGGTGGTCAGGGTACCATCGGAAAACACATTGCCAACAAGCTGGATAATCATGATGAAGTCCTTACAGTGGGACGTAGTTCAGGAGATTTTCAGGCAGATATGCAAGATGTCAATTCCTTGAAAGATCTCTTTGAAAAAACGGGTAAAGTAGATGCGGTTGTTGTTACAGCGGGATCAGCTCCCGTCAAGCCTTTGAGAGAGTTGTCTCCGGAGGATTTCCATGCTGGTATAGCGGATAAGATGATGGGGCAGATCAATGTAGCATTGGCGGCATTTGATCAGATAAATCCCGGAGGAAGTATTACCTTGACCACAGGAATTCTGGCAGAAGATCCTATTCCCAACGGCACCATACTCAGTACGGTAAACAATGCCGTAAATGGTTTTGTGATTGGCAGCTATGGGGAATTGATCCAGTGTAATATCCGGATCAATGCAGTCAGTCCTGCTTTGGTAGAGGATTCTTATGAAGCATTGGGAAAGTACTTTCCTGGACATACACCCGCCAAAATGGGGCATGTCGCGGATGCTTACGTGTAA
- a CDS encoding AraC family transcriptional regulator produces the protein MMKRYKQFDDVIVQVFETVKWEHPIHNHNHYEIIFIKHGKGSHHLNGRVVTYGMGDVFMLGPSDKHKFIIDKKTKFVYFKFTKRYISHPPAINVPETWNQLTSYVLKHPERKRGSLLTIASDKAKISLLFDLIVSEEAENDDPALIYQLMVSIMIILDRNLKSLTIESAPIDRPIAEEILEYIDHHIREPSKLTLQHLADRFYFSPNYIGPWFKHNIGISLKDYVSQYRLKLILKLLQKGQLSYKQITVEFGFVDESHLYKFIKNKTGRRLSDWKS, from the coding sequence ATGATGAAGCGGTACAAACAATTTGACGATGTCATCGTCCAGGTTTTTGAGACTGTAAAATGGGAACATCCCATCCACAATCATAACCATTACGAAATCATTTTTATAAAGCACGGTAAAGGGTCACATCACTTGAACGGTCGTGTGGTCACTTATGGAATGGGAGATGTATTTATGCTAGGTCCTTCGGACAAGCATAAATTCATCATTGACAAAAAAACTAAATTCGTTTACTTCAAATTCACTAAAAGGTATATCAGTCACCCCCCAGCTATAAATGTACCGGAAACATGGAATCAGCTTACTAGTTACGTGCTAAAACACCCTGAGAGAAAAAGAGGAAGCCTATTGACCATTGCTTCTGACAAGGCCAAAATCTCTTTATTGTTTGACCTCATCGTGTCGGAAGAAGCAGAAAACGATGACCCCGCCCTTATTTATCAACTGATGGTGTCCATAATGATCATTTTGGACAGAAACTTAAAATCACTCACCATCGAAAGTGCGCCCATTGACAGGCCCATTGCTGAAGAAATACTGGAATACATCGATCACCATATTCGTGAACCATCAAAATTAACCTTGCAACATTTAGCAGATCGGTTTTACTTCAGTCCCAATTATATTGGGCCTTGGTTTAAACATAACATTGGCATTTCACTTAAAGATTATGTCTCCCAATACCGCCTAAAACTCATCTTAAAATTGTTACAGAAAGGTCAATTGAGCTATAAACAAATAACTGTTGAATTTGGCTTTGTGGACGAAAGCCACCTCTATAAGTTCATCAAAAACAAAACGGGCAGGCGATTAAGTGATTGGAAATCTTAA
- a CDS encoding Gfo/Idh/MocA family oxidoreductase has translation MKKKNRMDVNPASEKRRDFLKKGALAFGAVSIVPSHVLFSKPEIRDKHGKLLQKASLVPSDRVNLACVGIGNRGGQVINAIDETGHANIVTLCDVDMGAEHTLESMNKFPKATRFQDFREMLEKDSQNFDAVMVATPDFSHFPVTMAAMAAGKGVYVEKPLARTFNEIELLMKAADKHGVVTQMGNQGHSEANYFQFKAWVDAGIIKDVTDITCHMNGRRRWHGWDTNMSKFPAAETIPDTLDWDTWLATAQHHDYNHDFINGQWRCWYDFGMGALGDWGAHIMDTFHQFLDLGLPYEVDPVKIEGHNALFYPQATTLDFKFPKRGKMPKVNVSWYDGMDNIPEVPEGYGTSDLDADIPAASNGKIQPAKLNPGKIIYGKDLTFKGGSHGSTLSIIPKEKAEAMAGKLPEVPESPSNHFANFLLACKGEEDTRSPFSIAGPLSQVFTLGTLAQRLNAKLEFDRDKKVITNNKFANALLVGPPPRKGWEEFYKV, from the coding sequence ATGAAAAAAAAGAATAGAATGGATGTTAATCCAGCAAGCGAAAAGCGTAGGGATTTTTTAAAGAAGGGCGCATTGGCTTTTGGGGCGGTGAGTATTGTCCCCAGTCATGTGCTTTTTTCCAAACCAGAAATACGGGACAAGCATGGCAAGTTACTTCAGAAAGCTTCTTTGGTCCCCAGTGATCGTGTGAATTTGGCCTGTGTGGGAATTGGCAACAGAGGAGGCCAAGTGATCAATGCGATAGATGAAACAGGTCATGCTAATATCGTCACCCTTTGTGATGTAGATATGGGGGCTGAGCACACCTTGGAGAGCATGAATAAGTTTCCTAAGGCGACACGTTTTCAGGATTTTAGGGAGATGCTGGAAAAGGACAGCCAGAATTTTGACGCTGTGATGGTGGCTACTCCTGACTTTTCCCATTTTCCCGTGACCATGGCTGCTATGGCTGCAGGTAAAGGCGTCTATGTGGAAAAGCCGTTGGCCAGGACCTTTAATGAAATAGAACTATTGATGAAAGCGGCTGACAAACATGGTGTGGTGACCCAAATGGGCAATCAGGGACACTCTGAAGCCAATTATTTTCAGTTTAAGGCTTGGGTGGACGCTGGTATCATCAAGGACGTTACGGACATCACTTGTCATATGAACGGCCGTAGGAGATGGCATGGCTGGGATACCAATATGAGCAAATTTCCAGCAGCCGAGACTATCCCGGACACACTGGACTGGGATACTTGGTTGGCCACTGCGCAGCACCATGATTACAACCATGATTTTATCAACGGACAATGGAGGTGTTGGTACGATTTCGGAATGGGTGCTCTGGGAGACTGGGGAGCGCATATTATGGATACTTTCCACCAGTTTCTGGATCTTGGGCTGCCTTATGAAGTCGATCCGGTGAAGATCGAAGGGCACAATGCGTTGTTTTATCCACAGGCCACCACATTGGACTTTAAGTTTCCCAAAAGAGGGAAAATGCCTAAGGTAAATGTCAGTTGGTACGATGGAATGGATAATATCCCAGAGGTGCCAGAAGGTTATGGTACTTCAGATTTGGATGCGGACATTCCTGCTGCCAGCAACGGGAAAATTCAGCCGGCCAAACTCAATCCGGGAAAAATCATCTACGGTAAAGACCTGACTTTTAAAGGAGGCTCTCATGGTAGTACGTTGTCGATTATTCCGAAAGAAAAAGCCGAAGCAATGGCAGGGAAATTACCGGAAGTGCCCGAAAGTCCTTCAAACCATTTTGCCAATTTCTTGTTGGCCTGTAAAGGGGAGGAAGATACCCGATCTCCATTCTCCATCGCTGGCCCACTGAGCCAAGTGTTTACCTTGGGGACACTCGCCCAAAGGCTTAATGCCAAACTGGAGTTTGACCGTGATAAAAAAGTCATTACAAATAATAAATTTGCCAATGCCTTGCTAGTAGGGCCACCACCACGAAAAGGGTGGGAGGAGTTTTATAAAGTATAA
- a CDS encoding outer membrane beta-barrel protein yields the protein MNRYFCFISIFTVMISLLSTTISNAQFNEDDLVTRSGINFQYNKQGSPYSLPENMSDELTSFSYYFTPGIGKFFGNGFYAGIEGRIGARSQKYTSLPDGNTTNANSTIYGGGILLRKYFKVAERFTPFVGLSNTFYKEKGDEKLPGQPYSYNQNNFTADLQLGAQYRLSPRFGIEAYYTPGGLLVSKDMNSNQKTDNTSNFGGNGQHFSLGINYFLGKK from the coding sequence ATGAACAGGTATTTTTGTTTTATTTCAATTTTCACAGTAATGATCAGCCTTCTTTCAACTACGATTTCCAATGCTCAATTCAATGAGGACGATCTAGTAACCCGGTCAGGGATAAACTTCCAGTACAATAAACAAGGCTCCCCATACTCCCTACCTGAAAACATGAGTGATGAGCTAACATCATTCAGCTACTATTTCACGCCTGGTATCGGGAAGTTTTTTGGGAATGGTTTTTATGCCGGCATAGAGGGAAGAATCGGCGCAAGATCGCAAAAATACACCTCCTTGCCTGACGGTAATACTACCAATGCCAATAGTACGATATACGGCGGAGGAATTTTATTAAGAAAGTATTTCAAGGTCGCCGAAAGATTCACACCGTTTGTAGGTCTAAGCAATACGTTTTACAAAGAAAAGGGAGATGAAAAACTTCCAGGTCAACCTTATTCCTATAATCAAAACAACTTTACCGCTGACCTCCAACTTGGCGCGCAGTATCGCCTCTCCCCTCGGTTTGGCATTGAAGCCTACTATACACCGGGCGGTCTATTGGTTTCCAAGGACATGAACAGCAACCAAAAAACCGACAACACATCAAACTTTGGTGGTAACGGACAGCATTTTTCCTTAGGGATCAATTATTTCCTAGGTAAAAAGTAG
- a CDS encoding SDR family NAD(P)-dependent oxidoreductase — protein sequence MDFQLKGKKVLVTGSTAGIGHSIAQVLAEEGASVVINGRKAEDVRQKVAELKAETGNQNITGIAGDFAKKDEITALLEELPEVDVLLNNVGIFNQVDFEDISDEAWQEMFDINVMSGVRLSRHYFPKMLDKDWGRIIFISSESALNIPTEMVHYGMSKTAQLAISRGLARLSKGTNVTVNAVLPGPTWSRANKKGIEEQAQEEGKPTEKVLEEFFENRRPTSLIQRFAESREVANLVAYVASPLSSATNGASLRVDGGVVNSIV from the coding sequence ATGGATTTTCAATTAAAAGGTAAAAAAGTATTGGTGACGGGCTCCACCGCCGGAATAGGCCATTCGATTGCCCAAGTGCTGGCAGAAGAAGGCGCCAGTGTCGTTATCAATGGTCGGAAAGCGGAAGATGTTCGACAAAAAGTGGCCGAGCTCAAAGCAGAAACGGGTAATCAAAACATCACAGGAATAGCAGGTGATTTTGCCAAGAAAGATGAGATAACGGCACTGCTTGAAGAACTTCCGGAAGTAGATGTTTTGTTGAATAATGTCGGTATCTTTAATCAAGTTGATTTTGAGGATATCTCCGACGAAGCATGGCAGGAGATGTTTGACATAAATGTCATGAGCGGGGTACGGCTTTCACGGCATTATTTCCCAAAAATGCTTGATAAAGACTGGGGGAGGATCATTTTTATCTCTAGTGAATCAGCGCTCAACATACCGACAGAAATGGTACATTACGGCATGAGCAAAACGGCTCAATTAGCCATCTCAAGAGGACTGGCGCGACTCAGCAAAGGAACCAATGTAACGGTAAACGCCGTGCTTCCTGGCCCCACTTGGAGCAGAGCTAATAAAAAGGGAATAGAAGAGCAAGCACAAGAAGAAGGGAAACCAACAGAAAAAGTCCTTGAGGAATTTTTTGAGAATCGCCGACCCACTTCCTTAATCCAACGGTTTGCGGAAAGTAGGGAAGTGGCAAATTTGGTGGCCTATGTAGCGAGTCCATTATCCTCGGCGACGAATGGAGCTTCCCTAAGGGTAGATGGAGGTGTAGTCAATTCAATCGTTTAA